The following DNA comes from Rosa rugosa chromosome 5, drRosRugo1.1, whole genome shotgun sequence.
taaaattgtttCGTGTGACAGTTTGAAAAGTATTTTCCCAATTTCGATGGCTAGAAGTCTCGAGCAGTTAAAAATGCTGATAGTGAGTAGTTGTGGAGTGCGCGAAATCGTTGCAAGAGAGGAGGGACTACAAACAATACCTAAGTTTGTGTTTCCTAAAGTAACAAAAGTGATTTTTAGATTTTTGTCCAACCTCACAAATTTCTACCCGGGGATGCATGTGTCAAGCTGGCCGTTGCTCAATCAGTTGAAGGTGATGCAATGTGCTAAAGTCAAAGTGTTTGCTGCAGAAATCTCAAGTTTTCAAGGACATAATGAGCCAGAACGTCTCAGTGTTCTTATCTCGCACGTTCTCTTTTTAATTGAGAGGGTAAGAGTACATACTTAATTTACACCTTCTTTTTATTAAAAGtattaatttaaaatatattATGACAAATATATACCCTGATACCTTCAAAACTTTTGAGTCAGCATCTAAAATATTCTAAGATTTATTGGCATTGTGATTGAAATGTCACTAAAAAGAGAGTTCAGGGAAGAAAAAACTTGTTTATGCAATcaagcaataaaaaaaaaatgaaaaagagcACAAAACTAGTCTTCTTGCATAAGCATGAACCAATGAGTCAAAACTTAAAATTGCACATATCCAAAAAGTTGGCCCTTTTTGTTCCAGTTTGGAGTTGGTTCATCATTTTTGTTTTAATCAAAGAGGCAGCACTGGAGATATATAACTAAATTCTGAATgtaatattaaaaaataaaaaacaaaaagaagaaaggttGATTTATTTTTAGTTAGTATATTTTGTAATGTACGTCAATACGCACACATACATGCAGTCTCTCTCACCCCCTGAAAATATGAATCTTACCGAAGGCTTTTTAAGTACTAAAAAGTGAATCAACACATCAAATTAACAACTgcttaattattaattataatcAAGTTCTCTGATATTGTCTATTTTAGGATTCATTTCCCAATTTGGAATGGTTGCACGTGAATGCAATGGAGTTTTCGAATGGTCCACTCCCAGCAGCAGCGCAGTTGTTCAGCAGACTAAACCATCTTACGATTTGTTGCCCACAGTCCAAGTCAGTTGGTTTTCTTGACAAATTACTCGACCAAGAAGGCAACAACATTAGTACTGCAGTTGGGATTGGGACCCAGCAACAGCAGCTGCTTCCACATTTAAAAGAGTTTAAGCTTGTTGGAATGGAGAAGCTGATGCATCTAGGCCAGGATGACGAGGAGGATAACTCACAATCAGCCCCTCGCATCCCAAATTTTCCAAACCTGGAATTTCTATTGGTGAATGGTTGTCACAGCTTAAGGAATCTGAGATCATCCGCAATACCCTTCAACAATCTAACAAGTTTGCGAGTAAGTGTTTGCAACAGATTGAAATACTTGATAACTTACTCCATGGCTGAAAGTTTAATGCAACTCACAAAACTGGAAGTCGAAAATTGCCCAAGACTGGTGGAAATAGTGGGAAGCACTAAAAATGACGATTCAAGACATGAGATTACATTCAGGCGGTTGAAACATTTGAAACTATTTCGTCTACCAAGACTGCAAGGCTTTTGCTCCGGAAATTGCATTGCTAAACTCCCGTCCTTGGAAACTTCAACCATGAGCAACCGCCTCAAGTTGAAGATTTTCACAACTCATGACCAAACTCTACAGCTAACCAACGAAGAGGCAGACA
Coding sequences within:
- the LOC133711732 gene encoding uncharacterized protein LOC133711732, which translates into the protein MEFSNGPLPAAAQLFSRLNHLTICCPQSKSVGFLDKLLDQEGNNISTAVGIGTQQQQLLPHLKEFKLVGMEKLMHLGQDDEEDNSQSAPRIPNFPNLEFLLVNGCHSLRNLRSSAIPFNNLTSLRVSVCNRLKYLITYSMAESLMQLTKLEVENCPRLVEIVGSTKNDDSRHEITFRRLKHLKLFRLPRLQGFCSGNCIAKLPSLETSTMSNRLKLKIFTTHDQTLQLTNEEADTDVDRAEARLTAEDKRNSASTDSIS